The Alteromonas mediterranea DE genome contains the following window.
TTTAAAGCAAATAGCACAGTATTGGCAATATCTTCAGGCTGCAGCTTGTCTTCCTTAGGCTCGTCGAAGAATGGGGTATTTACCATGCCCGGGCAAATTGTCGTACACCTACCGCCCCACTCCCGCATTTCTTCTGCCAAGTTTTGACCAAATCCGTAAGCGAACCACTTGCTAGCGCCGTAAACCGAGCCTTTAAGCGCGATACGGCCAGCTACTGAACTGGTAATGATGAAATGGCCTTTGCTGTTGCGAAGATAGGGTAAACCTGCCTTGGCGGTGTAAAGTAAGCCATTAACATTCGCGCCTAACATTCCATCCCAATCATCTACCTCGCCTTTTTCAATACCGGCTGCTTTGGCGCCGCGCCCTGCGTTGGCGAAGATGCCGTCAACTTGGCCGTAGTGACTGTTTACCTTTTTAAAGGCGTCTTCTAATTCACTAAAAACGCTTACGTCTGTTTTAACGGCATAGGCATTGTCTTTGCCTAACTCGTCCACAAGCGTCGCTAATTTATCTTCACTTCTAGCCATTAGCGCAACCTTGAAACCTTCATCAACGAGCTGTTTTGCCGTTGCCTTGCCTATTCCGCTAGATGCCCCTGTGATCACGATAACTTTCTGACCTGACGTTGAACTCGTCATACCTTCTCCTTCACTCGTAAGTCGTTGCTATTTAGTTGATTGCCCCTTGATGACGTGTAACGTCAAAACAAGAGGCAATAAATTCGTTTATACCTACCTAAGACAGATACGTTTCTACCTGCCCATTAAGATTGAAACAGGCTAGCGTTTACCCTGTTAGGCAACTAACTCGCTAATTTTGGCAACAAATGCGGGGATATCGTTGGGGTTACGGCTTGTCACCAGTTTTTCGTGATTTACCACTTCTTCATCTACCCAGGTCGCCCCTGCATTCTGTAAATCGGTTTTAATACTTGGAAACGATGTAAGCGTGGCGCCGTCGGCTAGTCCCGACTCAACCAATAGCCATGGGCCGTGACAAATTGCGCCAATAGCTTTAATACTGTCGGTGCCATTGGCTTTGCTGATAAAGGCTACCGCATCGTTGTTAGTTCGAAGCACATCAGGGTTAATCTGCCCGCCTGGTAGTACAAGGGCATCGTAGTCTTCAAGGTTAGCTGACGATACTTGTAAATCGACATCTACCTCTTTACCCCAATTGTCTTCATCCCAGGCTTTAATCGTCGTTTGGTCCTCAATGGAAAGAATGTCTACCTTAGCGCCTTGCTCGGTGAACAAGGTTTTAGGTTCAACAAGCTCACTTTGCTCAAAACCGTTTGTTGCTAAAATGGCTATCTTCTTACCCTGTAGATTTTGCGTATTGCTCATCTATATCACTCCTTTTTTAAAGCATTGAATTACACAGGTAAACCACGCTATTTAACCAAAGGCTTTATAGTGGTATACCACTTTGTACCTCGTCGTTTCTACGTCTTCACTAATCCTACGTAGCAACTAATCCTGTGTCATAACTAAGTTGCAAAACTAAGTTGCAAATTACAAACCAGCGCGCAATAAACAACATAACCCTATGATTAAATTAATCATTTCAAGAAGCCGCGTTATCACCCAACCCTATTAAGCACTCACATTTGCAGATAAACATGAATGATTTACAGGGCGAAGTAAGCCGACTAGTACGATTTTATGTATGAAGAACTACAAGGGCTACGAAGCGTAAAAGAACGATTAGAGGATTTATGAGCAAGGAAAAATTTAACCACGCAAAATCAGCATTTGAGATTTCGCTGAAAAGTTGGTGGAGCATTTTAAAGCGCATTTTTAGTAGCGTTCAAAAGGACAACATCCCCCTGATTGCTGCTGGTGTCGCGTTTTATTGCCTATTAGCTATCTTTCCCTTGTTAGGTGCCACGATAGCCCTTTATGGGCTGATGGTATCGCCACAAGAACTGCAAAGTCATATGACGTTTCTTGTAAATGTAGTGCCCACTGACAGCCGATATATTATTGAAGAGCAATTGACCAACTTGATCGAGAAGTCTAACTCCACCTTGGGGTGGGGCTTTTTATTCACCCTTGTGCTATCTCTATGGAGTAGCAGTAAAGGGGCCAATGCGCTTATTAAAGCGTGTAACATTACCTATGGTGAATCGGAAGGCAGGGGCTTTTTTAAAGGCATACTGGCTCGCGTTACCTGCACTGTTTTCATGATTTTGACCGTTATCGTCGCCCTAGCTTGCATTACAATTTTACCCGAGTCTATTCAGTGGCTGTCGGGAAATACCGTTAGCGCGAAAGAGGCTATGTGGGTTACTTGGCCTGTTATGCTAGGCTTATTTAACATAGCCTTGTCGGCACTTTATCGATATGCGCCACATCGCCGCGAAGCGCAATGGCGATGGGTAACGCCCGGTTCCATTTTTGCCACTGTACTATGGGTGGTCGCATCCTATGGTTTTTCGATATACCTAAACGAGTTTGGAAGCTATAACAAAACCTATGGTTCTGTAGGTGGAATTATTATTTTGCTAATGTGGCTTTACCTAAGTGCCTACATTATTCTTATTGGTGCCGAGGTTAACTCGGCAATAGAGCTTCAAACTACGGCAGACAGTACTAAAGGTGAAGAAAAACCTATGGGTGAAAGAAATGCCTTCGTAGCCGACCATACCCCCGATGACGTAAAACATTGACGCTATCAACTCATAGGTTTTAAAGGCTTAGAACGAGCGTGCCATTTGTAACTAGTATAAAACTATACCTATATTCAGTTACCCATCATTCTTGATTTGTATACCTTTATATTACCCAATGTCGGGTAACCCAATAAAAGGAATTATACAATGCAAAATGCATTTATACAGATAGCGAAGTATCTTGCTTATATGCTTACTATTATCGTAGCCATTGTATGTATTCAAAATACGCTTTCGTCTGTTTTCAAACTAGATGGATACACTGAAATTGTGTTGACGGCATCGGTGGTTTTCTTAGTGACATTTATTTGCACCTGCTGTGCGAAAAAGCTTAATGTCTTTCCCAGTTAAAAGCCCCTTGTATTTTTCTGTTCCAGCAAAAAAGGGCTTTGAGTTTTTATCACCGTTATTTAGCATTGTGAAAGTTTGTAAAGGCGACGAACAAGTTAAACCGAAGCACAGGGAAAAGCACATAAAATAGAAGATTGCCGTATGCGCAATCAACATACCTGTCAAAAAGCACCGCACTCACCTACAGCGAAAATCGTTTTTTACTGGTACTATACCGCAAAGTATTGCTATGCCACTGTTGCCATAGCAACTCAAGGCTAACAACAGGCCTTATCAAAACGAAGCAGGAACATCATGGCTCTCAAAGCAACCATTTTCAAAGCAGACATATCGATAACCGATATGGACCGCAACTATTACAGCGACCACAACCTGACGATTGCGCGCCACCCGTCTGAAAACGATGCGCGCATGATGCTGCGCATTATTGCTTTTATTGTAAATGCCCATGAGCGTTTGCAGTTTACTAAAGGTTTATCTGACGATGATGTGCCTGACCTTTGGCAGAAAAACTTTAGCGACGAAATAGAGCTGTGGATAGAACTAGGTCAACCTTCTGAACAACGCATTAAAAAAGGCTGTAACCAAAGTCAGCAAATGATGATTTATTCATACGCGGACAACAGCTTTGAAGCTTGGTGGAGTAAAGAGCAAAACAAATTACAAACAAGAAAAAACTTGTCGGTGTTTACTTTACCTGAATCGTTATCCATTACTCTGGCTAACGCCGTACAGCGCTCGATGCAAATTCAGGTTACCATTCAAGACGGACAAATGTGGCTTACCATTGAAGGGGCTGATGTTACTGAAAGTGTTGAAGTTGCCATTGAGAAAAGGATGTAATGAAAAAGCTCTCTGCCGTACAACTTAAACAGCAAGCACTGGTGTTTGATATTGCTAACCGTCTAGAAGCACAAGCAAGAGATGAGTTTGAAGGTATGCAGCAGTGCTGGTTTGACGTTCAATACCATCAGTTTCCTGGGTCTTTATTGTTGCGCTTCCAGTTTAAAAACGAAGAAGCGTTAGCATTAGCAGAGCCCGAGCTAAAAAAATGGCAGCAACAGCTAAGCGCAGCGTTACTTAAAAAAGGCGTAGTGTTAAAAGACAGGCGAAGGCATTTAATCTTTACAATTGAAGGACCTAAAGATTAGCCACCCTCACCCCTTTTTTTGCACACAAAGTCTAGTTACATTTTGTATAGTAATTAGGCTAGACTGAAAACGTCGAATATTTGGCTAGTCTAATATTAATAACAACGGCAAGCAGTGCGCACTATTGCGCCGAATATTTGAATTACCCATGTTGATCGGCTTTAAACAAGCCACTATCCCAGCAAAAGGAGCTTCACAATGAAAACACAAGCAATGGCGTTAGCACTACTACTGTCTTTAATGGGCTGTACTGAATCTAGCGAAGAAACGAAAAGCGAAGTAAGTAAAGAGATGGAAAAGGCAGGCGAAGCGACATCTGACGCTTATGAAGACACAAAAGAAAGCGCAGCCGATTCTTGGGATGAAACCAAAGACGCAACCTCTGACGCTTATGAAGATGGCAAAGAGATGGTTTCTGACGCCTACGAAGATGGCAAAGAAATGGCATCTGACGCCTACGAAGATGGTAAAGAAATGGCATCTGACGCCTATGACGCGAGTGCCGAAAAGGCGGGCGAATTTAAAGACGCCGCAGCGAAAAAAGCCTATGAAGCATGCGTAAAAATGAAAGAACAAATGGGCGGCGATGTGAGCGAGTGTGAAAATTAATAACGTCTGTTATTGCTCATAAAGCGTCAAAGCGAACCTTAGGGTTCGCTTTTTTGTAGCTTGGTTAAAAAGTTGCTATAACCTACTCACACCCAGCCAATATCACCGAACTAGAGGTGATGGTTAACGGTGCAACGCGTAATAGCGTATTAATACCTAAAATATTATTGCCTTTAGGAAGCACAGCGACTTCCACTGGGCCGACTTCACAAGTATTGCCTATACGAACAGAGTTCAGTTGGTATTGTGATACCTTTAAGATTTTTCCATTTGCCATTCTTGCCGCCGAAGTTCGGGTAGCGAGTAACGTATGATTTCGGGTAAGTGCGTCAAACGTGGCTTGATTGAGCGTTAATAAACTCGAACCGGTATCAAGTAGAAAGGAAGCGTTAACTTGCGACTCAAGGGTTGCTTCTAAATACAAGGTGCCGCCTTTGCTTTGAGATAGCGGGATGCTTTGCTCGATTGCTGATGCCGGTGCAGCGAGCCCTAAAAGGCAAGATAGCGATGTTAAAAGTGACGCCTTCGCCGCTTTTTTTACTATTCTTTTCATCTTACATGCACCACGCATTAGCTTTTACTGATTGAAATAGAACAGCAAGATGAAGACCAATCGCTAATTGCTTGATTTATTTAGCGCTCTGTACACGTCACAAGTCAAAAGCACTTAAATAGTGCAAAACCTAAGCCCGCTTCGCACCAAAGGTGATCGCAGCGAGACTATTTGACGCACTTACTCTTAACACGCCTGATTACACATTTCCTATATCACCCGTTACCTGATAGCAAATAACTATCGCCAATCTCTATTGTTTGAAACGATTTCGTTCATATAATAGACAAAAGTAGTAATATCAATATGAGGACACGATATGAAATTACGCTATTTAGTGAGTTCTTTATTTACCGCGGTTACACTTAGCTTTACTGCCAACGCGGCACAGGCTATGCCAGCTTCGACCAGCGATACTATCGAAGTGCAAGTCGTGGATTATTCAGGAAAACCGCCTTTTAAACGCAAAGTTGTCAGCATGAGTGTTAACGATGTCGCGCAGCTTGAATCGGTGGGTGAAGAAGCCATTGAGTATGTTGAGGTTAAGGAAGTCATTATGCGCGGTAAACCACCTTATCGCAGAGTAACGACTATGATGCCTGTCTATGACATTGCTCAACTTGAAGTACTAGAAGAACAAAACGAAAAACAAAAGCGTGGTACTCGCCCCCCATTTAAACGCAACTAATAGGCGTTACCTACATCGATAAACTGCACCAAAGCGATCCATTTTGCCTGAATGGGTCGCTTTTTAGTTTACGCGATATAGTTCAAACTCCTTCGTTTTGCGCGCTTTTATTTTGAATACAGCCCTACAAACGATAAAGTGACCTAAAACGGCAGAAAAAAGAGAAAATAGATGCAGCCTCACGACCACTCACCGCTTAACGACTTTATCGAATACTCTGAACAAAGCATGCTTGCTCGAAGCGCTGAGTTTTTAAACGCTATGCAGCGCCGACATAGCATTCGTCTTTTCAGTGACAGACCGGTTGATAAAGCCATTATCGAAAACTGTATTTTAACGGCGGGCACTGCGCCTAGTGGTGCCAACCACCAGCCTTGGCATTTTTCTGCCATCCATTCAGCTCCTGTAAAAAAACAAATACGGGAACAAGCTGAAGCTCATGAACGGGGGTTTTATGATGGGCGCGCTGGGCAGCAGTGGTTAGACGATCTCAAACCTTTGGGCACCGATGCCAGCAAACCTTATCTGGAAACTGCGCCTTGGCTAATTGCTGTTTTCAGCCAGAAATTCGGGGAAACAGAAGCAGGAGATAGAAGTCAAAACTACTATGTCCATGAATCAGTCGGTATTGCAGTGGGCATGCTTATCACCTCGTTGCACAACGCAGGTCTAGCCACCCTGACGCATACGCCAAAGCCAATGAACTTTTTAACCGAAGTGTGCCAGCGCCCTGACAATGAGCGAGCCTATATGCTAATTGTTGCCGGTTACCCCGCTCACGATGCCACCGTTCCTAATCATGCGAAGCAAAAGAAGTCACTCAACGAAATAGCTAGTTTTCTTTGATTTTTATAAACGCTTATAGGCGTAGCTTTTTGTTCGTCCTAGCATCGCAGACTTTAAGGGCATGATTAATACAACACTACAACATTTGTTAAATAAGCAAGGTTAGTTCGCTATCATCATAGACATGAAATACGCAGCACTTATAATGCGCCCTCGTTTTTAGGAGCTCGTATTTTCATGTCATCCCGCCACGCCTTTTCGCCACAGCTACCTTTCTTGTTGCTGAGTTTACTTACTGGCTTAACATCATCGTTCGTCACGCCGCTCATGAGCTACTTTTTAATTGACGAGATTAACGTTGAACCCATTTACATCAGTGTATACATGGTGTCGGTTACGCTTTCAGGGCTGGTGATAAGCCAATATTTGGGACACTTGGCCGACAAAGGTTTTAACGCTAATCGCCTCTACGGACTCACCATGATTTGCGTTGGCATAGCCATGGTAGCGTTTATCTTTAGTAACCAGTTTTGGCACGTATTTCTTGCCGGAGTGTTGTTTATGTCGGTAGGCGCGGGGGCGGTTTCGCAAATGCTAACGGTTTCAGGGCTATGGGCCAAAAACCAAGATATAGATTTAGCAGCGTTTAACTCAAAAGTACGCGCGGCCATATCCTTAGCCTGGGTAGTAGGCCCGCCAATGGCGTTTACATTAGTGGCTAGTTTTGGCTTTGCCGCCTCATTCTATGTGGCTATTGCGTGCGTAGTCACCGCTACGCTTTTCGTGGTTAAGGTGGTACCGCCTCAACAAGCCTGCCAACATTCGCAAAACACCACACTAAAGGGGTCGCTTTCACTGCCTTTTTGGCTTGTAGGGCTGGCAGTGCTTGCTGGAATGGCCGGTAATGTTATGTATTTATCCTCAATGCCATTATACGTAATGCAAGAGCTAGGTTTGCCTGAAAATTTACCCGGCCTTATGATGGGCGTGGTCGCAGCGCTTGAAATTCCTACTATGCTAATTGCCGCTAAGCTCGCACGACGCTTTCCACCTGCTGGTGTTATGGCTGTTGCCTTTCTATTTGGCTGCTGCTTTTATATTGGCGTGTATTTCTCTCAATCAAGCTGGGAATTATTATCGCTTCAAATATTAAATGCACTTTTTTACGGTTTATACGCTGGCATAGGCTTAACGCTTCTGCAGCAACAGGCACCTAATTTAACGGGCTTCACCTCAGCTTTTTATTCGAACGCCACCCGCGTGGGTATGATGCTTGGCACTATTGGCGCAGGCACAGTGGCGCAATTTTATAGCTTTAGAGCTGCCACAATAGGCTCGCTATGTATTGCCATATTTGGTTTGAGTGTATTGTTAGTGTTTATGTTTTTAAAGCGAAGGGCGAGCTGAAGCGTAGCGTAGCCTCGCCTCATTGATTGGGTTACACGCAAAACCCAATCAAAATGCGATACTGCTTAATACAAAAAGGGCCCGGTGGCCTTTAATGTACCTTTAAACCGCAGTTTGTACATCAAAGATCAACGAGCCCTTCTTCTTTAATTCTTTTAATTGAAGTATGAAGCTTCAAAGTTGAGTCGTTAGTCGCCTTTATTGGGCACAATCAGATATTTAGTACCCGTCTTTTTCGCATTGTATAGCGCTACGTTTTCAGGCTGTAGCGCTTCTTCAAGGCTTAACTCTTTGCTGTAGGATGACGCAAAGGTAGTGTTAATCTCCGTAGCCACTTTTTGATAAAGCTCGCCCACGCGTTTCTTATCAAGCTTGCCTAAGAAGCGCATTAACAACCAACCGCCAATACCCCACGTCATGCCGTAAGCGCGGTTTAAAATAGTCGGTGAGAAATCTAAACCACCATAGATATACACTTGTTTATTGCTGTCAGAACCATAGGTGTTGAAGCCTGTTGCATCTTTACTACCCGACGCTTCCATCATGGTAAGGATATCGCTAACTAGCTCACCGCCACCAATGGCGTCGAACGCAAGTGTAGCGCCAGTGCTGTCTATGGCCTGGTAAAGTTCAGCTTTGAAATTATCGCTACTGGAATTAAGCACAATTTTCGCACCAATACCTTTAAGTAGGTCTACCTGCTCTTGACTACGAACGATATTTACTAGTTCTACGCCTTGCTCTAAACAAATTTTATTTAGCATTTGCCCAAGGTTAGACGCAGCTGCAGTGTGAACCAAGGCTTTATGCCCTTCCATACGCATGGTTTCAACCATACCCAATGCTGTTAGCGGGTTAACAAACGAAGACGCCGCCTGCTGAGGTGTAGTGCTATCCATATGAGGTAAACACGCCTGCACGGGCACGCACGCGAACTCTGTATAAGCTGCGCCGGTAAGAATAGACACGGTTTTTCCCATTAAAGCTTGCGCTTCAGGGCTGTCGCCTGCGGCAACCACGGT
Protein-coding sequences here:
- a CDS encoding zinc-binding dehydrogenase gives rise to the protein MNKSKQLFTLITSEGELQVSLKEVDVPEPKAHEVIVRMEASPINPSDMWPMFGPASLDKATFDADKNALVAPVHKPLLSRIKSRLDQTLPIGNEGAGTVVAAGDSPEAQALMGKTVSILTGAAYTEFACVPVQACLPHMDSTTPQQAASSFVNPLTALGMVETMRMEGHKALVHTAAASNLGQMLNKICLEQGVELVNIVRSQEQVDLLKGIGAKIVLNSSSDNFKAELYQAIDSTGATLAFDAIGGGELVSDILTMMEASGSKDATGFNTYGSDSNKQVYIYGGLDFSPTILNRAYGMTWGIGGWLLMRFLGKLDKKRVGELYQKVATEINTTFASSYSKELSLEEALQPENVALYNAKKTGTKYLIVPNKGD
- a CDS encoding nitroreductase family protein — protein: MQPHDHSPLNDFIEYSEQSMLARSAEFLNAMQRRHSIRLFSDRPVDKAIIENCILTAGTAPSGANHQPWHFSAIHSAPVKKQIREQAEAHERGFYDGRAGQQWLDDLKPLGTDASKPYLETAPWLIAVFSQKFGETEAGDRSQNYYVHESVGIAVGMLITSLHNAGLATLTHTPKPMNFLTEVCQRPDNERAYMLIVAGYPAHDATVPNHAKQKKSLNEIASFL
- a CDS encoding YaeQ family protein, coding for MALKATIFKADISITDMDRNYYSDHNLTIARHPSENDARMMLRIIAFIVNAHERLQFTKGLSDDDVPDLWQKNFSDEIELWIELGQPSEQRIKKGCNQSQQMMIYSYADNSFEAWWSKEQNKLQTRKNLSVFTLPESLSITLANAVQRSMQIQVTIQDGQMWLTIEGADVTESVEVAIEKRM
- a CDS encoding type 1 glutamine amidotransferase domain-containing protein, encoding MSNTQNLQGKKIAILATNGFEQSELVEPKTLFTEQGAKVDILSIEDQTTIKAWDEDNWGKEVDVDLQVSSANLEDYDALVLPGGQINPDVLRTNNDAVAFISKANGTDSIKAIGAICHGPWLLVESGLADGATLTSFPSIKTDLQNAGATWVDEEVVNHEKLVTSRNPNDIPAFVAKISELVA
- a CDS encoding SDR family oxidoreductase, whose protein sequence is MTSSTSGQKVIVITGASSGIGKATAKQLVDEGFKVALMARSEDKLATLVDELGKDNAYAVKTDVSVFSELEDAFKKVNSHYGQVDGIFANAGRGAKAAGIEKGEVDDWDGMLGANVNGLLYTAKAGLPYLRNSKGHFIITSSVAGRIALKGSVYGASKWFAYGFGQNLAEEMREWGGRCTTICPGMVNTPFFDEPKEDKLQPEDIANTVLFALNADSSACVREMYVMPAN
- a CDS encoding YihY/virulence factor BrkB family protein, whose translation is MSKEKFNHAKSAFEISLKSWWSILKRIFSSVQKDNIPLIAAGVAFYCLLAIFPLLGATIALYGLMVSPQELQSHMTFLVNVVPTDSRYIIEEQLTNLIEKSNSTLGWGFLFTLVLSLWSSSKGANALIKACNITYGESEGRGFFKGILARVTCTVFMILTVIVALACITILPESIQWLSGNTVSAKEAMWVTWPVMLGLFNIALSALYRYAPHRREAQWRWVTPGSIFATVLWVVASYGFSIYLNEFGSYNKTYGSVGGIIILLMWLYLSAYIILIGAEVNSAIELQTTADSTKGEEKPMGERNAFVADHTPDDVKH
- a CDS encoding sugar efflux transporter; amino-acid sequence: MSSRHAFSPQLPFLLLSLLTGLTSSFVTPLMSYFLIDEINVEPIYISVYMVSVTLSGLVISQYLGHLADKGFNANRLYGLTMICVGIAMVAFIFSNQFWHVFLAGVLFMSVGAGAVSQMLTVSGLWAKNQDIDLAAFNSKVRAAISLAWVVGPPMAFTLVASFGFAASFYVAIACVVTATLFVVKVVPPQQACQHSQNTTLKGSLSLPFWLVGLAVLAGMAGNVMYLSSMPLYVMQELGLPENLPGLMMGVVAALEIPTMLIAAKLARRFPPAGVMAVAFLFGCCFYIGVYFSQSSWELLSLQILNALFYGLYAGIGLTLLQQQAPNLTGFTSAFYSNATRVGMMLGTIGAGTVAQFYSFRAATIGSLCIAIFGLSVLLVFMFLKRRAS
- a CDS encoding retropepsin-like aspartic protease — its product is MKRIVKKAAKASLLTSLSCLLGLAAPASAIEQSIPLSQSKGGTLYLEATLESQVNASFLLDTGSSLLTLNQATFDALTRNHTLLATRTSAARMANGKILKVSQYQLNSVRIGNTCEVGPVEVAVLPKGNNILGINTLLRVAPLTITSSSVILAGCE